The sequence below is a genomic window from Candidatus Kapaibacterium sp..
ACTGACACCACGCAACTGCATGACTCGCTCAAGACTATTCTCTAAAGTTACGATATTTTCCTTAAATCGAATATCTGAAGTAGCAGTGGTGAGCGTTCCGTCGGAAGTGCGGTTAACAACGCCAGCATATGCACCTGAACTGATACTTCGAAAACGTGCATTGCCGTTTACGTCAAGGCTTTGAGTTGGGGCTTTGGTGCCTATACCAACCTTGCCATCGGGATTGATGCGAAGCAATTCGGCACCTCCTGCTCCGGCATAAAATCGAGTTTCACCGGTGCCTCCATCGAAGTTAAAATAGAGAATACCGGTATCGAATGCGTTTATAATTAGGTTGTTATTTGTTGAAGCCCTAATGGATGGGCGCGAGGGTGTATTTACATAGCCTGAGTAAAGGTCTAGGTAGCCGCCAATACTAAGTTGCTGGCGGGGTGTAGTTGTTCCAATACCCACTCTTCCATTGGAACTGATTCGCATTAGTTCAACGGAGGAGTTCCCTGCAAAGAACCGTGCCTCACCGCTGCCTCCATCATAATTAAAATAAAGATTTCCAGCGTCAAATGAACTAATATACAGATGTCCATAATTTGCCCTGACTGTTGCTGCTGTTATAGCGCTGCTACCTCCTGAATAAAGATCAAGATAATTGCCTATGCTGAGGTCTTTCCTAGGGTCATAACCCTTGATTGCAACATTTCCATTTTTTAACACTGTAAGGGCGTTGGCTGAGAAAAAACCTGTTCCGTATCCCACCACAAACAAAGGATCTGTAGCTTTCCAGTTATACGGATCGCCAAAAGCCAGGTTCTTTTGGCCTACAGTAAAGCAACCATAAGCCTGGGAAGTAAGATCCAAACCTATTGCAGTTGAATACCATCCGGAAGCGACTGATCCAGAACCGATTGCGGTGGAGTAATATCCGGAAGCAGTGTTGTTTTGTCCCAATGCTATCGAATAATTTCCCAGGGCAGTTGAGTTTTCCCCAAATACAAGGGTTCCGGGTCCTGAAGCGTTAACAGTCTCTCCAGCAGCAAAGGAACCATCACCTGAGGCGATTGCATTTCTACCAAATGCCATTGAAAAAAGACCGATATTATCCCATTGGGTTCCATCTACATAGCCAGCTCTAAAAGCAGCCTTATCAGGAATCCACATCATCCGAGTTCCTGGACCTGATATAGGTGTTGGTACATTGAAGTCCTTTAGATTACCTTCAAAAACCACATTCCCTTGTCCGGTGCCTATTCCGCGGGTGTGCAGCAGGGCTGTTGGCGTGTCAGTGCCAATTCCTGTATTTCCATTTTTCAAAACGGTCATTGC
It includes:
- a CDS encoding tail fiber domain-containing protein — protein: MKKSVLIFTFFLIFGSSLYSQIPQTISWQGILQDADSKNLSGTFSLTVKLYDVATGGTTIWNETHSNVAVADGLVNLTLGSVTPFSINFGDEYWLEITVGSGTPLPRIKLSSVPYALHSKTAESANETDPTWSGNANTTGTISRSGNVGIGTSSPTALLHTHGDGGGNVLFSGQINYTDPGNPPASGAGTRMMWYPDKAAFRAGYTSDTQWDKIQTGYYSSAFGNSTIASGWASMAAGEMTTASGDWSIAMGSNSTASGETSMAAGEGTTASEPYSAAFGLGTKASAYASFATGIYTNASNYAGFAIGQHNIGGGTPDRGTPDSWVLTDPVFEIGIGTSAASKNNAMTVLKNGNTGIGTDTPTALLHTRGIGTGQGNVVFEGNLKDFNVPTPISGPGTRMMWIPDKAAFRAGYVDGTQWDNIGLFSMAFGRNAIASGDGSFAAGETVNASGPGTLVFGENSTALGNYSIALGQNNTASGYYSTAIGSGSVASGWYSTAIGLDLTSQAYGCFTVGQKNLAFGDPYNWKATDPLFVVGYGTGFFSANALTVLKNGNVAIKGYDPRKDLSIGNYLDLYSGGSSAITAATVRANYGHLYISSFDAGNLYFNYDGGSGEARFFAGNSSVELMRISSNGRVGIGTTTPRQQLSIGGYLDLYSGYVNTPSRPSIRASTNNNLIINAFDTGILYFNFDGGTGETRFYAGAGGAELLRINPDGKVGIGTKAPTQSLDVNGNARFRSISSGAYAGVVNRTSDGTLTTATSDIRFKENIVTLENSLERVMQLRGVSFTWKSNPEYGTRIGFIAQEFEKVMPELAFTNPADGYMGINYAEITAVLAEAIKEQQAIIDEQSKKINIQQNEIDNLKLKYEKLMLLLSNK